A single window of Sulfurimonas sp. hsl 1-7 DNA harbors:
- a CDS encoding lipid A deacylase LpxR family protein, whose protein sequence is MPLYGDSLYILHDNDLPFNSDDHYTSGVQFGWISEGYSGELNDSFTQNYIQSLSSIVELVGVSFSERKRAGSISVQGMMITPNNLERTDAIYDDVPYMGTLSSAFSLLSWDSDDFDEYRFTIGVAGPNSGAEQLQKTVHKITGSIDPKGWDNQIGTRIIMQLEYVHGIKQYTGNFGDSKRFEWFNSYYADVGSFYCGAGVGSSVRYGENMPLNFKSSSGLLSGSKSDMVELEHKNSSFGWDVHGGVHLNFVGYLYLYEESKRLGYSFDRPNILPVLNAGATIYLKNFTASLDFFPSRSTVANPTSTSFARINLSWQFN, encoded by the coding sequence TTGCCGTTATATGGCGATAGTTTATATATTTTACATGATAATGATTTACCTTTTAATTCGGATGATCATTATACAAGCGGTGTACAGTTTGGTTGGATTAGTGAGGGCTATAGTGGTGAGTTAAACGATAGCTTTACTCAAAACTACATACAATCTTTGAGCAGCATTGTAGAGCTTGTCGGTGTCTCTTTTTCTGAGCGTAAACGTGCAGGAAGTATTAGTGTACAAGGGATGATGATCACTCCAAATAATCTTGAAAGAACAGATGCGATATATGATGATGTACCATATATGGGGACATTAAGCAGTGCTTTTTCACTTTTATCATGGGATAGTGATGATTTTGATGAATACCGTTTTACAATAGGAGTAGCAGGACCGAATTCAGGAGCGGAGCAGTTACAAAAAACTGTTCACAAGATCACAGGTTCGATCGATCCAAAAGGGTGGGACAATCAAATCGGCACAAGAATCATTATGCAGCTGGAGTACGTACACGGGATCAAACAGTATACAGGAAACTTTGGAGATTCAAAACGTTTTGAATGGTTTAATAGCTATTATGCCGATGTCGGGAGTTTTTATTGTGGAGCGGGAGTAGGCAGCTCAGTACGATATGGAGAGAATATGCCCTTGAATTTTAAAAGTTCAAGCGGATTGTTAAGTGGTTCAAAAAGTGATATGGTTGAACTTGAGCATAAAAACAGTTCTTTTGGCTGGGATGTTCACGGGGGAGTTCATCTGAATTTCGTAGGATATTTATATCTTTATGAAGAGAGTAAGCGTCTCGGATACAGTTTTGACAGACCAAATATATTGCCGGTATTGAATGCCGGAGCAACTATCTATCTCAAAAACTTTACAGCATCATTAGATTTCTTTCCATCTAGATCGACTGTTGCAAACCCTACATCGACAAGTTTTGCCAGAATAAATTTATCCTGGCAGTTTAATTAG
- a CDS encoding ABC transporter permease codes for MKKRLLNIWYLGLKELQSLWQDKVMLFLIIYSFSLGIYIGATSASSELNKVPIAFVDEDRSPLSARLMKAFHEPEFLSPDVIDADEIDKNMDEGIYTFVITIPPSFEKELLQGKHPTVQVNIDATRMSQAGIGAGYIQQMINDELNIFLNGYKTSASLPINLVTRIKFNPTLDSLWFGSVMKLIEQISMLSIILSGAALIREREHGTLEHLLVMPLSATEIMLSKVWSMGLVVVVSSALSLFFLIKWILAVPIIGSEWLFLFGALLMLFATTSMGIFMGTVARTMPQLGLIVILTILPLQVLSGSVTPFDSMPEGIQDVMLLMPTSHFVSMAQAVLYRGAGIDVVWTELLAIVAIGMLFFLISLAIFRKSLASE; via the coding sequence ATGAAAAAAAGGCTATTAAACATATGGTATTTAGGTCTCAAAGAACTTCAAAGTCTTTGGCAGGATAAAGTTATGCTGTTTTTGATCATATATTCATTTTCTCTAGGTATTTACATAGGTGCAACCTCTGCAAGTTCAGAGTTAAATAAAGTGCCCATCGCCTTTGTAGATGAAGATCGTTCACCCCTTTCAGCACGTTTGATGAAAGCTTTTCATGAACCTGAATTCCTCTCTCCTGACGTTATAGATGCTGATGAGATCGATAAAAATATGGATGAGGGGATTTATACTTTTGTTATAACTATTCCGCCATCTTTTGAAAAAGAGCTTTTACAGGGGAAACACCCGACTGTGCAAGTCAATATTGATGCGACACGGATGTCTCAGGCGGGAATCGGAGCCGGGTATATTCAACAGATGATCAATGATGAACTCAATATCTTTTTAAACGGTTACAAAACAAGTGCATCATTGCCGATCAACTTGGTAACGAGAATAAAGTTCAATCCTACACTCGATAGTCTGTGGTTTGGAAGTGTAATGAAACTAATTGAGCAGATCTCAATGCTTTCAATCATACTCTCAGGTGCGGCACTAATCCGTGAACGAGAGCATGGAACACTCGAACACCTATTGGTTATGCCACTTAGTGCTACAGAGATAATGCTTTCTAAAGTATGGTCTATGGGGCTGGTAGTTGTTGTGTCATCAGCGCTTTCTTTATTTTTTCTCATTAAATGGATATTGGCAGTTCCTATTATAGGGTCTGAATGGCTATTTTTATTTGGTGCCTTACTGATGCTTTTTGCTACTACCTCAATGGGGATCTTTATGGGGACTGTTGCTAGAACAATGCCGCAGCTTGGACTCATTGTTATTTTGACAATCTTACCGCTGCAAGTACTCTCAGGAAGCGTTACCCCTTTTGACAGTATGCCTGAAGGGATTCAAGATGTGATGCTTTTAATGCCTACAAGTCATTTTGTAAGTATGGCTCAAGCTGTTTTATACCGAGGAGCAGGGATCGATGTTGTATGGACTGAACTTTTAGCTATTGTTGCTATCGGTATGCTGTTTTTCCTTATCTCTTTGGCAATTTTTCGTAAAAGTTTAGCGAGCGAATAG
- the rbbA gene encoding ribosome-associated ATPase/putative transporter RbbA, with protein sequence MKPVVHIENLSHHYGSTVAVDNVSLDIPSGCMVGFIGPDGVGKSSMLALVSGVRKLQEGSIEVLDYNIDLQNDRNAIGPRIAFMPQGLGKNLYMSLSVEENIDFFGRLFGQSKAERKARITELLASTGLTPFRDRPAGKLSGGMKQKLGLCCALIHDPELLILDEPTTGVDPLSRRQFWELVERIRKRREGMSVIIATAYMEEAERFDWLVAMDEGKILSTGTPKELLLQTKTTNLDEAFIALLPEAKRQGHELLQIPPRKVQEDETKAIVAKGLTMRFGDFTAVNDVSFSIERGEIFGFLGSNGCGKTTTMKMLTGLLTPSSGESWLFEQPTDAQDMATRNQVGYMTQSFSLYSELTVLQNLMLHARLFHIPKEKIKKRIDEMIERFDLEHYKDSLTADLPLGIRQRLSLAVAVVHHPKMLILDEPTSGVDPISRDRFWELLIDLSRNDGVTIFVSTHFMNEGERCDRISLMHEGRVLASDTPEALTKQRNKETLEEAFIEYLEEASGVKGQKESEAEVVEFEQSKQPNRFFSPLRLFGYSYRETLELLRDPIRLMFASLGTILLMLTLGYGITMDVEDLRFAVLDQDRTPQSRDYIQNLSGSRYFLEQSPIYSQDELEDRMRSGKIAVALEIPPGFGRNLKQGRDVEIGVWIDGAMPFRAETIKGYISGMHYNYILSLARQTLGYTPSLSAANIEMRYRYNQDFKSIYAMVPAVIPMLLVFIPSILMALSIVREKELGSITNFYATPVTRFEFLLGKQLPYIVISMIGFLGLILFAIFLFGVPLKGSLTTLIVGALLFVTTTTGMGLLISAFARTQIAAIAGTAILTLLPTISFSGLKDPVSSLEGVGAFIGEIFPATFFINISRGVFSKALEFKDLTHDLMGLTAAVIVITLLSALALKKQEQ encoded by the coding sequence ATGAAACCTGTTGTCCATATAGAAAACCTTTCTCATCACTATGGCAGCACAGTTGCGGTAGATAATGTAAGTTTAGATATCCCATCAGGATGTATGGTCGGGTTTATAGGCCCTGATGGTGTGGGGAAATCAAGTATGCTTGCATTGGTCTCAGGTGTGCGTAAACTCCAAGAAGGTTCTATCGAAGTACTTGATTATAATATTGATTTGCAAAATGACAGAAATGCTATAGGGCCACGCATTGCATTTATGCCTCAAGGTTTAGGCAAAAACCTTTATATGTCACTTTCAGTTGAAGAGAACATCGATTTTTTCGGCCGTCTGTTTGGTCAAAGCAAGGCTGAGAGAAAAGCTAGAATCACAGAACTATTAGCCAGTACGGGGCTGACTCCCTTTAGAGATCGTCCGGCAGGAAAATTATCTGGAGGGATGAAACAAAAACTGGGACTTTGTTGTGCCCTGATTCACGATCCGGAACTTTTAATACTTGATGAGCCGACAACGGGTGTAGACCCACTCTCCAGACGTCAGTTTTGGGAGCTTGTTGAGAGAATTCGAAAAAGACGTGAAGGGATGAGTGTCATTATTGCAACGGCTTATATGGAAGAGGCTGAGCGCTTTGACTGGCTTGTTGCGATGGATGAGGGTAAAATTCTCTCTACGGGAACACCTAAAGAACTTCTCTTACAAACGAAAACTACTAATCTTGATGAAGCATTTATCGCTTTACTTCCTGAAGCAAAACGACAAGGGCATGAACTTTTACAAATTCCTCCACGAAAAGTTCAAGAAGATGAAACTAAAGCTATCGTTGCCAAAGGTTTGACCATGCGTTTTGGCGACTTTACCGCCGTTAATGATGTAAGCTTCTCTATTGAACGCGGTGAAATTTTTGGATTTTTAGGTTCCAACGGTTGCGGGAAGACAACGACAATGAAGATGTTAACGGGACTGTTAACCCCTTCAAGTGGAGAATCATGGTTATTTGAACAACCGACAGATGCTCAGGATATGGCTACGAGAAATCAAGTAGGCTATATGACACAATCTTTTTCTCTTTATAGCGAGCTGACAGTACTCCAAAACCTTATGCTCCATGCACGATTGTTTCACATTCCAAAAGAGAAGATTAAAAAGCGTATTGATGAGATGATAGAGCGTTTTGATTTAGAGCATTACAAAGACTCTTTAACAGCTGATCTTCCTTTAGGAATCCGCCAGCGCCTCTCTTTAGCCGTAGCGGTTGTACACCATCCTAAAATGCTTATACTTGACGAACCGACTTCCGGAGTTGACCCGATATCTAGGGATCGTTTCTGGGAGCTGCTGATAGACCTCTCTCGTAATGACGGTGTAACTATATTTGTCTCAACTCACTTTATGAATGAGGGTGAGCGCTGTGACAGAATATCTCTGATGCATGAGGGGCGTGTACTTGCAAGTGATACACCTGAAGCACTAACAAAACAACGAAATAAAGAAACACTTGAAGAAGCATTTATTGAGTATTTGGAAGAAGCAAGCGGAGTTAAGGGACAAAAAGAGAGTGAAGCTGAAGTGGTAGAGTTTGAACAGTCAAAACAACCGAACCGTTTTTTTAGCCCGCTGCGTCTTTTTGGTTACAGCTATCGTGAAACACTAGAACTTTTGCGTGATCCGATACGCCTTATGTTCGCTTCATTAGGTACGATTTTGCTTATGCTCACTTTGGGATACGGGATCACAATGGATGTAGAGGATCTGCGTTTTGCAGTGCTCGATCAAGATCGCACACCTCAAAGCCGTGACTATATTCAAAACCTTTCAGGATCCAGATATTTTCTCGAACAATCCCCTATCTATTCCCAAGATGAACTCGAAGACCGGATGCGAAGTGGAAAGATTGCCGTTGCCCTTGAGATACCGCCCGGTTTTGGGCGTAATTTGAAACAGGGACGAGATGTTGAGATCGGTGTATGGATCGATGGAGCTATGCCTTTTAGGGCAGAGACTATTAAAGGGTATATAAGCGGGATGCATTATAACTATATACTTTCATTAGCTCGTCAAACTTTAGGATATACTCCAAGTTTGTCTGCTGCAAATATCGAAATGCGTTACCGTTATAACCAAGACTTTAAAAGTATCTATGCAATGGTTCCTGCTGTAATTCCGATGTTACTGGTTTTTATACCTTCTATTTTAATGGCACTGAGTATTGTACGTGAAAAAGAGCTCGGCTCCATTACTAACTTCTATGCAACTCCTGTGACCCGCTTTGAGTTTTTACTCGGGAAGCAGCTTCCGTATATCGTGATCAGTATGATAGGTTTTTTAGGACTGATTCTTTTTGCAATATTTCTTTTTGGAGTGCCGCTAAAAGGGAGCTTGACAACTCTTATTGTTGGAGCACTGCTTTTTGTTACCACTACAACGGGGATGGGACTGTTAATATCGGCTTTTGCCAGAACACAGATTGCAGCGATTGCCGGGACAGCCATACTTACGCTTTTACCGACAATCAGTTTTTCAGGATTAAAAGACCCCGTGAGTTCCTTAGAAGGGGTAGGGGCTTTTATCGGGGAGATATTCCCGGCAACATTTTTTATTAATATCAGTCGGGGTGTTTTTAGTAAGGCCTTGGAGTTCAAAGATTTAACCCATGACTTGATGGGATTAACTGCAGCCGTGATTGTAATTACGCTGCTTAGCGCATTAGCACTGAAAAAACAGGAACAGTAA
- a CDS encoding HlyD family secretion protein, with protein sequence MNKTVLKKVLFGVLVVGAFIIYYMMENLNSNQLSDAFASGNGRLEMTEVDIATKYPGRVKDVLVQEGEIVSKGQLMAKLDTKELEARLKQTEAMVQQAIQQKEYSKAIVAQRKSELSLAQKNLERSKLLYVNKNISLVQLQQDETRLKSAKAALAAAKAQVISAEASIEAAKAQVETIKVNIEECSLYAPINARVLYKLVEPGEIVGSGTKLYTLLDVTDTFMTIFLPTADAGRVAIGSEARIMIDALPNKPIPAFVSFVSPEAQFTPKEIETDKERAKLMFRIKVKVDPKIIKDGFKSAKSGLPGVAYVRLESSTSWPEYLQVTENNKTTP encoded by the coding sequence ATGAATAAAACTGTTTTAAAAAAGGTTCTCTTCGGAGTTTTAGTTGTTGGCGCTTTCATCATATATTACATGATGGAAAACTTAAATTCAAATCAGCTGAGTGATGCCTTTGCATCAGGAAACGGGCGCCTTGAGATGACGGAAGTTGATATAGCTACGAAGTATCCGGGACGGGTAAAAGATGTATTGGTGCAAGAGGGTGAGATAGTTTCAAAAGGTCAGTTAATGGCTAAACTCGATACCAAAGAGTTAGAGGCAAGGTTAAAACAAACAGAAGCGATGGTGCAGCAGGCTATTCAGCAAAAAGAGTATTCAAAAGCAATAGTAGCTCAACGCAAAAGCGAATTGTCTCTTGCACAAAAGAATTTAGAACGTTCAAAATTACTCTATGTAAATAAAAATATTTCTTTAGTACAGCTGCAACAAGATGAAACAAGACTCAAAAGTGCAAAAGCAGCTCTAGCAGCTGCAAAAGCTCAGGTTATCAGTGCCGAGGCTTCAATAGAAGCGGCAAAGGCGCAAGTAGAGACTATAAAGGTTAATATTGAGGAGTGTAGTTTATATGCTCCGATCAACGCTAGGGTGTTATATAAACTAGTTGAACCGGGTGAGATTGTAGGCAGCGGTACAAAACTATATACTCTTTTAGATGTAACAGATACATTTATGACAATATTTCTACCTACTGCCGATGCAGGACGTGTAGCAATTGGAAGTGAAGCACGTATTATGATCGATGCATTGCCAAACAAGCCGATACCCGCTTTTGTATCTTTTGTTTCTCCTGAGGCACAGTTTACTCCAAAGGAGATTGAAACTGATAAGGAGCGTGCAAAACTTATGTTCCGCATAAAAGTAAAGGTTGATCCAAAAATTATAAAAGATGGTTTTAAAAGTGCCAAAAGCGGTCTTCCGGGTGTAGCTTATGTGCGTTTAGAGAGTTCAACATCGTGGCCTGAGTATCTTCAAGTGACAGAGAATAATAAAACTACTCCATGA